CGTCCAGCATCAGTGCCTCCTGCATCATTACCGTATGCTCCCACGATCAGGTCATCGTATCCATCCTTGTTCACATCACCTGCACCGGAAACCGAACGTCCGAAGTAGTCGTTTGCAGCCTCTCCGGTGAAAGTATAGAGAAGGGCTCCGGTCTGACCGGAATAAACATAGGCTCGTCCAGCATCAGTGCCTCCTGCATCATTACCGTATGCTCCCACGATCAGGTCATCGTATCCATCATTGTTCACATCACCTGCACCGGAAACCGAACGTCCGAACCAGTCGTACGCAGCCGCTCCAGTAAAAGCGTAAAGCTCCTCATAAGAACAAATCTCTTGAGAAGAGAAAACATAGGCTCGCCCAGCATCAGTGCCTCTCGCATCATTTAAGTATGCTCCCACGATCAGGTCAGCATATCCATCATTGTTTACATCACCTGCTCCGGAAACCGAAATTCCGAACAAGTCGTACGCAGCCGCTCCGGTGAAAGTGTAGAGAAGGGTTCCGGTCTGACCGGAATAGACATAGGCTCGCCCGGCAGCAAAACCTCCCGCATTATTAAAGGGTGCTCCCACGATCAGGTCAGCATATCCATCATTGTTTACATCACCTGCTCCGGAAACCGAACTGCCTAAGTTGTCGTCCGCAGCCGCTCCGGTGAAAGTGTAGAGAAGAGTTCCGGTCTGACCTGAATAGACATAGGCTCGCCCAGCATTACTACCTCCAGCATCATTCTGGTATGCTCCCACGATCAGGTCAGCATAGCCATCGTTGTTCACATCACCTGCTCCGGAAACCGAATAGCCGAAGTAGTCGTTTGCAGCCGCTCCGGTGAAAGTGTAGAGAAGAGCTCCGGTCTGACCGGAATAAACATAGGCTCGACCAGCATAACTACCTATAAGAAAATTCGAAGGTGCTCCCACGATCAGGTCAGCATATCCATCATTGTTCACATCACCTGCTCCGGAAACCGAATAGCCGAAGTTGTCGTCCGCAGCCTCTCCGGTGAAAGTGCAGAGAAGGGCTCCGTTCTGACCGGAATAGACATAGGCTCGCCCAGCATCACTACCTCCCGCATCATTATAGAGTGCTCCCACGATCAGATCAGCATATCCATCCTTGTTCACATCACCTGCTCCGGAAACCGAATGTCCGAAGTAGTCGCTTATAGCCTCTCCGGTGAAAGTGTAGAGGAGAACTCCGGTCTGACCGGAATAGACATAGGCTCGCCCGGCATTATCACCTCCCGCATCATTAAAGGGTGCTCCCACGATCAGGTCAGCATATCCATCCTTGTTTACATCACCTGCTCCGGAAACCGAACTGCCGAAGTAGTCGCCCGCAGCTTGTCCGGTGAAAGTGTAGAGAAGGGCTCCGGTCTGACCGGAATAGACATAGGCTCGCCCGACAAAAGGGCCTCCCGCAAATTTAGCGTATGCCCCCACGATCAGGTCAGCATATCCATCATTGTTTACATCACCTGCTCCAGAAACCGAATAGCCGAAGTTGTCGTTCGCAGCCTCTCCGGTGAAAGTGTAGAGCTGACCGTGGGTGATTTCAGCCCTGACCGGTGAAGCTGTGCCAAACCACAAGGCAAAAGCCGCTATAACCAGCAGCCAGACAGGCTTTACACAAAAAGCGCCAAAAAAGCCGAAATCTTTAAGGACCCTCATGATACCTCCTGGGTTTGGATGTTTTTGTTTAACAGATGAAATTTGAATACTTGTTATGGCTTGCAATGCAGTACTTCCTCCGGACAGCAAAGTCGCTGAGAAAACCCGACAGATGGAAGCATCCCCCTCATTACTTGATTGTATCTACAATTTACCGATAATTCCGTCTATGTCAAGGAAATTGCAACCGGAGAAAGTTAATCTTTAAAGTCCTTATGCAACAAGGTTAAAACCTGTTTGTTAAGCTCAATGGCTAAAATCTACCCCCTCTTTCTCAAGCGGGATGCAGGAGAAAAGTTCTGAAGTTGTCCCAGACTCCCTACGCTCCTGTTTTTGAAAAGAAGGCAGTTGACAAAACGTATTTATTTGTTATTTTTGTAGCTTTGCAGAAGTAACTCATTCATAAGAAAATAAGGAGGATGGTTTGAAAGAGTATAAAACCGAACAGTTGAGAAATCTGGGGGTGGTGGCGCATGGAGGTGCGGGTAAGACCTCCCTGGTGGAGGGTATTCTTTTTTCCGCGGGTGTGACCAGTCGTCTGGGCAAGGTGGATGACGGAAACACGGTCTCGGATTATAACGAGGATGAGATCAGCCGCAAGATCTCAATTTCCGCTTCACTGGCTCACGTAGAATGGAAGGACTGCAAGATAAATCTGGTCGATATGCCAGGTTATGCGGATTTTCTGGGTGAGGTAGTAGGTGGATTAAGGGTGACCGAGACTGCTTTAATACTGCTATCAGCCATGTCTGGAGTAGAGGTAGGAACTGAGCAGGTCTGGTCCATAGCAGAAAAATATGGGCTTTCCAGGGTTTTCTTCATCAATAAATTAGATAAAGAGCATGCGGAATTTGACAAAATACTCAAAGAAGTGCAAAAGAGGTTTGGGCATCAAGCCATTCCTTTGCAGATTCCGATAGGCGATGGATTAAATTTCAAAGGCATAGTTGACCTGGTCAAAATGAAAACTTATCTGTTTCAGGGAACAGATGCAAAAGAGGATAAAATTCCTCAGGACTTAGAGGAGAAGGTCAAGAAAGCCAGGGAGAAATTAGTGGAGGCTGTGGCTGAAGCAGATGATAGTCTCTTAGAGAAATATTTTGAAAAAGGAGCTTTGACTGAGGAAGAGTTTAAAATGGGCTTGAGAAAAGGAATCATCCAGCATAAGCTCTTCCCAATCTTCTGCGGTGCAGCTACGAATTGCTGGGGAATTAAGCTTCTTCTGGACCATATTGTTGATTTCTTTCCATCTCCGGCTGATTTTGGAACGGTTAAAGGAAAAGAGCCAAGCTCAGGTAAAGAAAAAGTTTTGAAGGTCTCTTTTGACAGCCCTCTGGCTGCTCTGGTCTTCAAGACCGTGTCCGAGCCTCACGTAGGTGAGCTTGTCTTTTTCAAAGTATTCTCAGGGAAACTTAAAACCGGGGATGATGTCTTTAATTCAGTCACCAATGCGGCTGAACGAATCGGTCAGATTTACGCTATGAATGGCAGGGAAAGAAAAGATGCCGGAGTGGTTATCGCTGGCGATCTGGGGGCTGTGGTCAAACTGAAAAACACCCATACCGGAGATACCCTCTGCGACAAAAAAGACCAGTTCGTCCTTTCCAGAATCGAATTTCCAAAGCCGGTGATCAATCTTGCCATCAGGGCCAAGAACAAAGGAGATGAAGAAAAAATCGCCAGTGGTTTCTCCAAACTGCACGAGGAGGACCCCACTTTCATTATGGAGGTTGATCCGGATATAAAACAAACCATCGTCTACGGCCAGGGTGAGCTGCATTTGGAAGTTATTGTGGACAGGCTGAAAAGAAAATTCGGGGTTGAGGTCGAAATAGAAAAACCCAGAATACCCTATAAGGAGACGATCAAAACTAAAGCTGAAGCCCAGGGAAAATACAAAAGACAGTCTGGAGGCAGAGGGCAATATGGAGACTGCTGGCTTAGATTAGAGCCGTTAGGCAAGGGGGAGGGGTTCCAGTTTGTGGACGATATCGTGGGTGGCGCAGTGCCGTCAAAGTACGTGCCGGCAGTGGAAAAAGGAGTAGTTGAAGCGATGAATGAGGGTGTGGTGGCAGGATACAAGATGGTGGATATGAAAGTGAGCATTTTTGACGGCAGTTACCATACGGTGGATTCCTCGGATATGGCATTTAAAATCGCTGGATCAATGGGTTTCAGGAAAGCCACCTCAGAGGCAAAGCCGATATTACTTGAACCTATATATATAGTAGAGGTGACAGTGCCGGAGGAGTTTATGGGTGACGTTATAGGTGATTTGTCCTCACGCCGGGGGAAAATTTTGGGTATGGAAAGTGACGGTAGTTTTCAGAAGATAAAAGCCCAGGTGCCACTGGCAGAACTATATAAATATTCAACATCGCTGCGATCCCTGACTCAAGGCAGGGGGATTCATACCCGCTCTTTCTTCCATTACGAGGAAGTGCCCAGAGAAATTGCAGAAAAGATAGTTAAGGAGTCTCAGGAGGCGAAGGAGAAGGAACAGAAATAGTCTATAGTCTAAAGGAAAAAGAATAAAAAAAAGGCAAAAGCCTAAGGCCGACAAGTGTAGCGGAAGTCTTCAGACTTCCAGTTTTCATGGAAGAGTATTTGTAGCGTCCGACCCTGGTGTCGGACGTTTTGTTTGCGCTGGTTCGGGAATTGTCGTCAAGACCCATGGCTGGGGAATTCCCGAACCGCAAAGCAGAAAGTAGGTCGGGTTGCGCCAGCTACCCGACATAGGTGATTCTGATAATTTCATGAGAAAATACTTGACAGGAGATGTGAGATAATATTATATAGTTAGGTTCCAAAAACTGCTTAGGGAAAGGAGGTCACTTTCACCAACAGCTATTTGGTTTCTTGTCTTTAACTATTAACCTTTTTAAAAAGGGGTATTTATGAGAAAGTCGCTTCTTTGCGTTTTAATCGTTATTACTACCTTATTACTTATCTCGAATGCTGATGCTTTTAATGGTAAGCGCAAGGGCTTCATTATAGGAGGCGGGCTTGGACCGGGCTTTACCACTTTTAAAGAAACTATAACAATCCACGATTTTTTCGGATCAGGAACAGAAACAGAAGAATCGCAGAGGGAAAACAAATTCGGGCTCAGGACTAATTTCAAAATTGGGTATGCACCCTCTGATCTGCTCGAAATATACTTTACAGTTAAAGATTCCTGGTTCTCAAGCAAAGTTTACTTTTTCGGAGAAAGCATGAGTGAAGATGTCATCATGGCTAGCGGCTTCTGGGGTCCGGGAGTAACTTATTATTTCAAACCGGAAGCACCTTCTTATTTTATAACTGGCGGGATTGGATTATCTACCCTGTCCCTTCCATTCGAATCTCACTCAGAGATCAAGATTGGCGGTGGTCTGTACGCCGGAGCAGGTTATGAGTTCAGAAACCATTTTTACGTCGAATTGGATTTAGGTTGGGGGAAACCCAGCTCTCTGGCGCTGTTCGGGATTGGATCGAGCACTACTGTTTTATCTGTGGCACTTACCATTAACGCCTTAGCATACTAAGAGTTCAAGGATTCATCAGAATTTTATGATGGTGTCAGGAGTTTCCTCCTGACACCTTTTTTTTCGGGAAGAAGCTCTGGTAGAAGGTAAATCGGTTTGCGCAAGCTACCCGACTTAGGTTTGTCGTGCAGTTCCGCCTCTGACGGGACTGCCCTAGCTACCTTGTTTCTGAAAAAAAAGCTTGACAGAGAAATCTCGTAAAACTAAATTGGTGATGGTTTTCATCTAAGCAAAAAACATTTAATCGAAAGGAGGTGTGCTTCAACGGCCACTTTTTGTCGCATTTGTCGGGCAGTTTTCACAGCCCGACCTGCGACTGAGCCTAATGATAAAGGAGGGTTCAGAATGAGAAAAATCTCAAGAATTGTGTGCCTTTTTGTTGTAGCCCCTTTGGTAATAGTGGTGGAGACAACGAATAGAGACAGCAGCGAGACAAGTCTTAGAATCGCCGGAGGCGCAGGTTCCTATGCTCATATTTCTCGCGGCTGTGAGGGCGAGGTCCTTAACAAGGAAAAAATTCCATTCAAAGATGTGGGTTTTTCTGTTGACCATAAGTTTAAAACTCCGGTCAAGCTCGGATTGAAAGGCGGATACATTTCAGAAAACCAATTAAGGTATGACTACACGTTCCCTCCGCCTGATAATAAACATATTGACAATTTCTACCTGAATCCCAATTTCAGCTTTGAAAGCGAGAAATTCGGGATTGGGGCAGGCTTCTTTTTTGCCGACAAAAACCTCTACAGCCGGGAAGGGCAGAACTGGGGGAACATTCTGCCCAGTGCGCACGTTCGCCTTGGGACTAAAAAGCTCTACTTATCCGCAAATCTAATGGAAAACGTTCCGCTTTATTCCGGCGGCGGGTATCTGGATTTTGGAGTTGGGACTTCGGTAAAGTCTTCTTCGTTCTGGGTAGGCTTAAACCCGGAAGGACCTTATGACTCCTGGGGTTTGGTAGTAAAAACTGATTTCAGATTTCACAAGAATTGGTCCGTGGGTTTGAACGGAAGGCTGGGCACAGCGGAGGGCATCTCGGAAAGCGCCATATCTGTAGGACTGGGATACAGACTGACCCGCACAAAGTGAGAAGGTAGAAAAGGGAGGTCGGGTTGCGCATGCTACCCGATACAGATGATCTGTCGTGCAGTCCCGCCAAAGTCGGGACAGCCCGACCTACAGTGCTCATTTTTGCGTAGTGGAGGTCTTCAGACTCAATGGGTTTAAAAAAAGTGGAAGCTAAAGCCTTCCGCTATATTCTATGTTTATAAGCTTGACAAAGATTTTTAAAACTGTTTTTTATCATTAAGATTAAACTTGAATCTTCAAATGGTTTAAAAATGAGAAAAATTGTTTTCTCGGTTTTAATAGTTTTTATCTTGATAGGCTTAACATCAACAGTTAGTGCCTGGGACAGTAAAAGAAAAGGTGTCACCTTAGGTTTTGGCATGGGGACAGGGGTTACCTCATTTACCCATAGGATTGAGAATATCTGTAGTGATAATTGGTGAGGGCCGAACCTAATAACGTCCCGGGCGGACGTTCTGGCAGTGATCACTGATTTTAAGATCGGATACGCACCGGCTGATTTCCTTGAACTGTATTACACCAGCAAAGTTTCCTGGTTTGGAGTGAGATACGTTACAGGCGGTGGGGCTACTGTTGCTAATGGTTTGTCAGCACTGGGAACGACTTTTTATTTTAGACCTATGGCACCTTCTTTATTTATAGCAGGAGGTCTTGGGCTTTCATACCGGAGCACTCCCTTCGAGTCAGGATCTCAAACCTTAATTGGTTTTGGTTTCTTCGCAGGAATTGGTTATGAGTTCTACAAGCACCTGAACGTTGAACTGGATTTGATTGGGGGAAAGCCCAGCAGGACAAAGGATGGAGTCAAAACAGAGTATAATGCTCTTTCAGTTAAACTTACAGTTAATGCCTTGGGATACTAAATTTCTATTGCCTTTTTCCCCAGATTCCATTAATTATAGAGGAAATAAATTTTTAATCTGTGAAACGGATTCTCAGGACCTGAAAGGTCCTGCAATACATCCGTAGGAGGAGAGAGAAATATGTCTGGACATTCGAAATGGGCGACTATAAAAAGAAAAAAAGAGAAAACCGATGCAGAAAGAGGGAAGGTCTTCACTAAGCTCATAAAAGAGCTTACTGTGGCTGCAAGGCATGGTGGAGGAGATCCTGATGGGAATCCCAGATTAAGAACTGCAATTCTGACGGCTAAAGCAGCTAACATGCCGGCAGCCAATATCGATAGAGCCATCAAAAAAGGGACAGGGGAGCTTCCCGGAGTTTCCTATGAAGAGGTCAGCTATGAAGGATATGGACCAGGTGGAGTGGCAATTTTAGTCGAGGTCACCACTGATAATAAAAACCGAACCGTTTCCGAGATCAGGCATATCTTTGACCGTTACGGAGGCAATTTAGGTGAGGTCGGGTGCGTTGGCTGGATGTTTGAAAAGAGGGGGTTAATCCTGGTAGAGAAAGCACCAGTGGATGAGGATAAGCTCCTGGAAATCGTGTTAGAAGCAGGAGCAATAGATATGAAGTCTGAAAAGGAATATTATGAGATTGTTATCCCTTACAACCGGTTCGAGACGGTCAAACAAGCTTTAGACCAGAATAAAATAAAATATTCCAGCGCAGAACAGACGATGCTTCCTCAGACCACTGTGAAGTTGGAAGGGAAAGAGGCTGAGCAGATGCTAAAGCTGATGGAAGGTTTGGAAGACCACGAGGACGTGTCGAAAGTGTATGCCAACTTCGATATCGCAGAAGAAATAATGGAGAAGATAAGCCTCAAATCATAGTCTTGAGTTCTGATTCTTTATAGAAAGTAGGTCGGGTTGCGCAAGCCACCCGACACAGGATTTAGCTCCTGAGAGATGTTATCATCTCTCAGGAAAACAAGGTAACGGGGATGATAACATCCCCTCTGAGCGAGAATAATGGAGAAGATGAGCATCAAATCTTAGATGGATTATAGAAAGTAGGTCGGGTTGCGCAAGCCACCCGACACAACAATTTGTCGGGCAGTCCCGCCAAAGTCGGGACAGCCCAACCTACAAATTGCAGGAGGCAAGTACTTGAGTAAAGACGACCTTACAATCTTGGGCATCGATCCCGGGAGCGCGGTAACCGGGTACGGAGTGGTAAAAGGAAGCCTCGATAAGGCAGTATTGATCGACTATGGAACGATCAAGGTTTCCTATAAGAAACCATTGTCCTCAAGATTAGAGGAAATATATTCAGGTATTATTGACGTGATCTCTAGGATGAAACCGGACCAGTTAGCAATTGAAGAAGCTTTTTACAGTAAAAATGCTAAATCTGCTCTGGTAATGGGGCAGATAAGGGGTGTGGCTTTGCTGGCAGGTGCCCAGGCTAAAATCCCGATTGCCGAATATTCGCCCAGAGAAGTTAAATCCTCTATCGTTGGCACAGGAGCTGCTTCAAAAACACAGGTGCAGTATATGGTGAAAAATATCCTGCAGTTAAAGAGTCTGCCTGAGCCAGAAGACGCCTCAGATGCGCTGGCTATTGCCCTTTGTCATCTGAATAAAGTGCAGAGTAAGAAACGTATAAAGGAGATGGAGAAAAAGGTTTGATCGCCTATTTAGAAGGTAAACTGGTAGAGAAAAGTCCCACCCAATTAATCTTAGATGTAAATGGGGTGGGATATTGTGTTAATATACCTATTTCAACTTACGACAGGTTAGGTGAGTTAGGCTCAAAGGTAAAAATCATAACCTACCAGCACGTCAGGGAGGACTGCCTTCAGCTTTTCGGATTTTACACCCCGGAAGAGAAATGGCTTTTCGAGCTTCTGATCTCGGTTAACGGGATAGGTCCAAAGACCGGGCTGGGGATTTTATCTTTTATCTCGCTTGAGGACTTTCACAGAGCGATAATGGAGGAGCATATAGATTTTCTCACCAACGTCCCGGGCATAGGCAGGAAAACTGCCCAGAGATTAGTGGTTGAGCTTAAGGAAAAATTCGGTAAGCTGGACCTGAAGAAAGAGTTAAGTGTCGATGCAAAGAGTCATACCGATGCGATGATCGAGCAGGAAGCGATTTTAGCCCTTTGCTCCTTAGGATACAGTCGCTACGAAGCGAAAAAAGCGATTGACAAAGGCAAAGAAGGGACTAAAGAGAAACTGACAGTTGAGGAATTAATCAAAAGAGCGTTAAGGAAAGTAAACAGCAAACGGTAGACAGTAGACAGGGCCACACAGCCCCCCTGTTTGCTGTATGCTGTCTACTGTCTACTAATTTGAGATTATGACAGAAAGAATCACATCCCCCCAGGTTTCCACTGAAGAGCAGGAATTAGATTTAACTCTGCGTCCTACTCGCTTTGAGGAGTTCGTGGGGCAGGAAAAAGTTAAGGAAAATCTGAATATTTTTATTCAAGCGGCCAGAAAAAGAAAAGAGTCCTTGGAGCACACTCTTTTCTATGGTCCTCCAGGACTGGGAAAGACTACCTTAGCCTTCATCATCGCCAAGGAGATAGGGACGAATATGAAATCTACCTCAGGTCCCATTTTAGAAAAACCAGCAGACTTAGCCGGCATTTTGACTAATCTTCAAAAAGGTGAAGTTCTGTTTATAGATGAAATACACCGTCTGAGTCACGTAGTCGAGGAATATTTATATCCTGCGATGGAGGATTTCACCTTGGATATAATGATAGAAAAAGGTCCTTCTGCCAGGTCAGTGAAAATTAACCTGAACCATTTTACCCTGATCGGTGCAACAACACGAGCTGGACTCTTGACTTCGCCTTTGAGGTCCAGGTTCGGAGTAGTTAGCAGGTTAGATTTTTATACTCCTGAGGATATATATAAGATAGTTCATCGCTCGGCTAAGATACTTAACATTTTCGTCACAGATGAAGGAGCAATGGAAATAGCCAAAAGGTCAAGGGGAACACCCAGGGTGGCTAACCGGCTTTTGAGAAGGGTTAGAGACTATGCACAGGTCAGAGCAAAAGGGAAGATTGACCGTAAAGTTGCCATAGAGGCTCTAAAGATGTTAGACGTGGATGAATTGGGCTTGGATGAGATGGACAAAAGGATTTTGGAAGTGATTATTCAAAAATTTAAGGGAGGTCCGGTTGGCATCAATACTATTGCAGTAGCTGTAGGAGAGGAAGAGGATACCATCGAGGAAATCTACGAACCTTTTTTGATCCAGGAAGGGCTTTTAGCGCGAACACCAAGAGGACGAGTAGCAACGGATTCTGCCTACCGTCATTTAGAGATACAGAAAGAGTCAAAACCTCAAAGCGAATTGTTTTGAGGTCTGAGAGGTTTTTTGAAAATTTGTAAATACTGGTCGGGCAGGGTGCCCGACCTACGAGTTTTATAAGAAGTAATATAAGGATAATGAAGTATGAATATCTTAATGCATGTCTGTTGTGGCCCCTGCCTGATGTATCCTTTAAAAAGATTGACAGAGAAGGGACATAAAATCACCGGTTTCTGGTACAATCCTAATATCCACCCTTACACTGAATACCAGAACAGGTTAGAGGCGGTAAGATATGCTGAATGGGCAAGGGTTTTTCCGATGATCTATGAGAATTCTTATGATCTAGTGGAATATCTTAAGGCGGTTCTGCCTCACTTAGAGGACCGTTGCAGGTTCTGCTACCAATTAAGATTGGAAAGAACCGCCCGGGTAGCAAAAGAAAAAGGGTTTGAGGCTTTCTCCACCACACTTTTAGTAAGCCCAACTCAGAAACATGAGCTCATCAATGAGATCGGAGAGGAAGTAGCAAAAAAATTTGATATAAAATTCTTCTACGAAGACTTAAGGCCTGGATATTATGAAGGGAAAGTTATGGCTAAGGAGTTGAACCTGTATCGTCAAAAATACTGCGGGTGTATTTTCAGCGAAAAAGAGAGATACCGCGATAAAAAGGGGTCAGATGCGGTCTGGCGGGAAAAGGGCTTCAGACTTCAAGAGCGAAATGATTAGCTCTCTGGGCAAATTAATAATCACGTTTGGAATTGTCCTTGTTCTCTTAGGCGGGCTTTTGCTTCTTTTCGGAAAACTTTCTTTTTTTGGAAAGCTTCCTGGAGACATATATATTCAGAAGAAAAATTTCTCAATCTATTTTCCCCTTGCTTCCTCGATTTTGCTCAGCCTAATTCTTTCCTTGCTTTTTGTTCTGTTTAATATATTTTCAGGAAATAAGAAGACTTACCCATGTTGTGGGCAACGTGGGGTTACCGGTTATATTACAAGTCAATTACGGTAGGTCGGGTTGCGCAAGCTACCCGACACATCAATTTGTCGGGCAGTCCCGCCAAAGTCGGGACAGCCCGACCTACAGGGCTGCGAAAGACAGATTAAATGTGCCCAATGAATTGGGCAACTACAAAATATGAAGCTCACAGATTTTGATTTCAAATTACCTAAAGAGCTGATTGCTCAGTATCCTGCAGAAAAAAGGGACCATTCCAGGCTTCTGGTTTTACACAGGGATAAGGGTAAAATAGAGCATAAAAAGTTCTATAATCTCATAGAATATCTGAAACCAGAAGATGCCCTGGTGATAAATCAGACCAAGGTCTTTCCGGCAAGGCTATTTGGTATAGATCAAAAGAATGGGATAGAAGCAGAGGTTTTCCTGCTCAAGAATTTAGAGGACGATCTGTGGGAGGTTTTGCTAAAACCCAGAAAGAAAATCATGCCAGGCTCAATCATCAATTTTAATCAGGGGAGTCTGAGCTGTGAGATTCTGAAGGAGAGCAACACAGAAGGAGACTTAGCCCGGTTCGATTATAAGGGGGATATTTTTGAACTTCTGGAAAGGATAGGGAATACTCCATTACCTCCCTACATCAAAAGAGAAGCCGATTTGAAGGACAGGGATAGATACCAGACCGTCTATGCCAGAGAGCGAGGAGCAGTTGCGGCTCCGACTGCAGGTTTACATTTCACGTCAGAGCTTTTGGAGAAGATAAAGGAAAAAGGAATAGAGGTTATTCCGATTACTCTGCATATCGGCTGGGGTACTTTCAGACCGATCCGGGCTTCAAATTTTGAAGAGCATAAAATGGAAGAGGAGTATTTCGAGATCAGCGAAGAATCGTTTGAAAAAATTAGTTCA
This is a stretch of genomic DNA from Candidatus Zixiibacteriota bacterium. It encodes these proteins:
- the ruvA gene encoding Holliday junction branch migration protein RuvA, which gives rise to MIAYLEGKLVEKSPTQLILDVNGVGYCVNIPISTYDRLGELGSKVKIITYQHVREDCLQLFGFYTPEEKWLFELLISVNGIGPKTGLGILSFISLEDFHRAIMEEHIDFLTNVPGIGRKTAQRLVVELKEKFGKLDLKKELSVDAKSHTDAMIEQEAILALCSLGYSRYEAKKAIDKGKEGTKEKLTVEELIKRALRKVNSKR
- the ruvB gene encoding Holliday junction branch migration DNA helicase RuvB encodes the protein MTERITSPQVSTEEQELDLTLRPTRFEEFVGQEKVKENLNIFIQAARKRKESLEHTLFYGPPGLGKTTLAFIIAKEIGTNMKSTSGPILEKPADLAGILTNLQKGEVLFIDEIHRLSHVVEEYLYPAMEDFTLDIMIEKGPSARSVKINLNHFTLIGATTRAGLLTSPLRSRFGVVSRLDFYTPEDIYKIVHRSAKILNIFVTDEGAMEIAKRSRGTPRVANRLLRRVRDYAQVRAKGKIDRKVAIEALKMLDVDELGLDEMDKRILEVIIQKFKGGPVGINTIAVAVGEEEDTIEEIYEPFLIQEGLLARTPRGRVATDSAYRHLEIQKESKPQSELF
- the queA gene encoding tRNA preQ1(34) S-adenosylmethionine ribosyltransferase-isomerase QueA, giving the protein MKLTDFDFKLPKELIAQYPAEKRDHSRLLVLHRDKGKIEHKKFYNLIEYLKPEDALVINQTKVFPARLFGIDQKNGIEAEVFLLKNLEDDLWEVLLKPRKKIMPGSIINFNQGSLSCEILKESNTEGDLARFDYKGDIFELLERIGNTPLPPYIKREADLKDRDRYQTVYARERGAVAAPTAGLHFTSELLEKIKEKGIEVIPITLHIGWGTFRPIRASNFEEHKMEEEYFEISEESFEKISSVKKNGGKVFAVGTSAVRALETVFENNNGSHKGWTRKFIYPPYDFRIVDGMITNFHLPKSTLFLLVSAFAGKEVIFTAYLEVIKERYRFYSYGDAMLIL
- the fusA gene encoding elongation factor G, with the translated sequence MKEYKTEQLRNLGVVAHGGAGKTSLVEGILFSAGVTSRLGKVDDGNTVSDYNEDEISRKISISASLAHVEWKDCKINLVDMPGYADFLGEVVGGLRVTETALILLSAMSGVEVGTEQVWSIAEKYGLSRVFFINKLDKEHAEFDKILKEVQKRFGHQAIPLQIPIGDGLNFKGIVDLVKMKTYLFQGTDAKEDKIPQDLEEKVKKAREKLVEAVAEADDSLLEKYFEKGALTEEEFKMGLRKGIIQHKLFPIFCGAATNCWGIKLLLDHIVDFFPSPADFGTVKGKEPSSGKEKVLKVSFDSPLAALVFKTVSEPHVGELVFFKVFSGKLKTGDDVFNSVTNAAERIGQIYAMNGRERKDAGVVIAGDLGAVVKLKNTHTGDTLCDKKDQFVLSRIEFPKPVINLAIRAKNKGDEEKIASGFSKLHEEDPTFIMEVDPDIKQTIVYGQGELHLEVIVDRLKRKFGVEVEIEKPRIPYKETIKTKAEAQGKYKRQSGGRGQYGDCWLRLEPLGKGEGFQFVDDIVGGAVPSKYVPAVEKGVVEAMNEGVVAGYKMVDMKVSIFDGSYHTVDSSDMAFKIAGSMGFRKATSEAKPILLEPIYIVEVTVPEEFMGDVIGDLSSRRGKILGMESDGSFQKIKAQVPLAELYKYSTSLRSLTQGRGIHTRSFFHYEEVPREIAEKIVKESQEAKEKEQK
- the ruvC gene encoding crossover junction endodeoxyribonuclease RuvC, which encodes MSKDDLTILGIDPGSAVTGYGVVKGSLDKAVLIDYGTIKVSYKKPLSSRLEEIYSGIIDVISRMKPDQLAIEEAFYSKNAKSALVMGQIRGVALLAGAQAKIPIAEYSPREVKSSIVGTGAASKTQVQYMVKNILQLKSLPEPEDASDALAIALCHLNKVQSKKRIKEMEKKV
- a CDS encoding epoxyqueuosine reductase QueH, whose amino-acid sequence is MNILMHVCCGPCLMYPLKRLTEKGHKITGFWYNPNIHPYTEYQNRLEAVRYAEWARVFPMIYENSYDLVEYLKAVLPHLEDRCRFCYQLRLERTARVAKEKGFEAFSTTLLVSPTQKHELINEIGEEVAKKFDIKFFYEDLRPGYYEGKVMAKELNLYRQKYCGCIFSEKERYRDKKGSDAVWREKGFRLQERND
- a CDS encoding YebC/PmpR family DNA-binding transcriptional regulator, which codes for MSGHSKWATIKRKKEKTDAERGKVFTKLIKELTVAARHGGGDPDGNPRLRTAILTAKAANMPAANIDRAIKKGTGELPGVSYEEVSYEGYGPGGVAILVEVTTDNKNRTVSEIRHIFDRYGGNLGEVGCVGWMFEKRGLILVEKAPVDEDKLLEIVLEAGAIDMKSEKEYYEIVIPYNRFETVKQALDQNKIKYSSAEQTMLPQTTVKLEGKEAEQMLKLMEGLEDHEDVSKVYANFDIAEEIMEKISLKS
- a CDS encoding integrin alpha is translated as MRVLKDFGFFGAFCVKPVWLLVIAAFALWFGTASPVRAEITHGQLYTFTGEAANDNFGYSVSGAGDVNNDGYADLIVGAYAKFAGGPFVGRAYVYSGQTGALLYTFTGQAAGDYFGSSVSGAGDVNKDGYADLIVGAPFNDAGGDNAGRAYVYSGQTGVLLYTFTGEAISDYFGHSVSGAGDVNKDGYADLIVGALYNDAGGSDAGRAYVYSGQNGALLCTFTGEAADDNFGYSVSGAGDVNNDGYADLIVGAPSNFLIGSYAGRAYVYSGQTGALLYTFTGAAANDYFGYSVSGAGDVNNDGYADLIVGAYQNDAGGSNAGRAYVYSGQTGTLLYTFTGAAADDNLGSSVSGAGDVNNDGYADLIVGAPFNNAGGFAAGRAYVYSGQTGTLLYTFTGAAAYDLFGISVSGAGDVNNDGYADLIVGAYLNDARGTDAGRAYVFSSQEICSYEELYAFTGAAAYDWFGRSVSGAGDVNNDGYDDLIVGAYGNDAGGTDAGRAYVYSGQTGALLYTFTGEAANDYFGRSVSGAGDVNKDGYDDLIVGAYGNDAGGTDAGR